Proteins found in one Pseudomonas frederiksbergensis genomic segment:
- a CDS encoding DUF932 domain-containing protein, which yields MAHQIEQMAYVGATPWHGLGSQLTQKQPIEIWQREAGMDWQIQESPVHFKADAIGHLGSIHSFPEQKVLYRSDTKAPLSVVSNRYQIVQPREVMEFYRDLTEVSGYELETAGVLKGGRKFWALARTGHNTVLKGNDQVNGYLLLATSCDGTLATTATPTTVRVVCNNTLTIALDGTTRAIKVPHSTRFDPQVVKKQLGVAVSQWDEFMYRMRVLAERKVQWREAMGFFMNVLCDVTPNSKLPEVLPNERALRKVQTLYEGRGRGATLASAQGTAWGLLNAVTEYVDHERRARNNEYRMDSAWFGQGAQIKQRALEAALLLAA from the coding sequence ATGGCTCATCAAATCGAACAAATGGCTTACGTTGGTGCGACACCGTGGCATGGCCTCGGCAGTCAACTAACACAAAAACAGCCGATTGAAATCTGGCAGCGTGAGGCCGGTATGGACTGGCAAATCCAGGAAAGCCCAGTGCATTTCAAAGCCGACGCTATCGGTCATCTGGGCAGCATCCACTCGTTCCCGGAGCAAAAGGTGCTTTACCGCTCCGACACTAAAGCGCCACTGTCCGTGGTCTCCAACCGCTATCAGATTGTCCAGCCACGTGAGGTGATGGAATTTTATCGAGATCTCACCGAGGTGTCCGGCTATGAGTTGGAAACCGCAGGTGTGCTCAAGGGCGGTCGTAAGTTCTGGGCGCTGGCGCGAACCGGTCACAACACCGTGCTGAAGGGCAACGATCAGGTCAACGGTTACTTGTTGTTGGCGACCTCTTGTGACGGCACGCTCGCCACCACTGCCACACCGACCACCGTTCGCGTGGTCTGCAACAACACCTTAACCATCGCACTGGATGGCACCACTCGTGCCATCAAGGTCCCGCATAGCACCCGTTTCGACCCACAGGTCGTCAAAAAGCAACTGGGGGTGGCCGTCTCGCAATGGGACGAGTTTATGTATCGCATGCGCGTGCTGGCCGAGCGCAAAGTCCAGTGGCGTGAGGCCATGGGGTTCTTCATGAACGTGTTGTGTGACGTCACGCCCAATAGCAAATTACCGGAAGTCCTGCCCAACGAACGCGCCCTGCGCAAGGTGCAAACCCTGTACGAAGGGCGCGGTCGCGGCGCCACGCTGGCGTCGGCGCAAGGCACTGCCTGGGGCCTGCTCAACGCCGTGACCGAGTACGTCGACCACGAGCGTCGAGCGCGCAACAACGAGTACCGCATGGACTCCGCCTGGTTCGGTCAGGGTGCGCAGATAAAGCAACGTGCGCTGGAGGCCGCCCTGCTACTCGCTGCCTGA